One Spirochaeta africana DSM 8902 genomic window carries:
- a CDS encoding NHL repeat-containing protein, with protein MRRFCLIFLFLTAVLPIFAQQAATFSDLAAQEEFRHGVLAFHAGHFNEAVLAFQRAAAAAPEAPLIRQWLGRAYAQAGFWDAAAGEWDEVVAAGQAPIALLQRMEILQERTGLAPELAGRERYVLAAEISGHSAEYSIFRRPTSIRPLPDGTSIVTAFGSHTITVLDPNGNRRRELLGGVTGLDGPYDVLPLPDGRILVSEFMGDRISLLNERGNRIASFGERGRGDGQLLGPQFMTIDSREHLYVTDWGNRLVRKFTLEGEYLFSIGAPEPGFDGLRRPTGVLWWNDELWVADAERGVLQVFDESGNHLQTVSHDRISEPQMLDAYDHETLLVVDSNAILLLQPDNLDSVVIDDSATRKLTAAAVDANGNIVAVDHDRENMVVFTQVSQLYAGMHVTIQRVNADRFPEVTIELTVEDRAGRPIVGLDRRNFVIADPGGTSQQLETIYQGWDAAAVHTALLLDMEPPMQSLAAPVQQHIENLYDLGISADTWRIVSAGWNPVLEADSGDGGATAAARASQVLAQADGGAIDQGIRFAADGLLQKRGRSQIVLVTAGGQMLPEFETYGEIELARYLQQNHIRFSVLRVGDGQIDSRLMFLVEETGGTVVDESEPRGLLPLMEHARTAPDGWYTLRYRSDANSDFGRRFLPLSVESLLLQRSGRDELGFFAPLEF; from the coding sequence CGCCGGAGGCTCCGCTGATCCGCCAGTGGCTTGGGCGGGCCTATGCACAGGCCGGGTTCTGGGACGCTGCAGCGGGGGAGTGGGATGAGGTCGTGGCGGCCGGGCAGGCGCCAATCGCTCTGCTGCAGCGGATGGAGATTCTTCAGGAACGTACCGGACTGGCACCGGAGCTGGCAGGTCGGGAGAGATATGTCCTCGCCGCAGAGATCAGCGGGCATTCTGCCGAGTACTCGATTTTTCGTCGGCCGACATCAATCCGCCCGCTTCCTGACGGCACCAGTATAGTTACTGCCTTTGGCAGTCACACCATCACGGTACTTGATCCCAACGGGAATCGCCGGCGAGAGCTTCTGGGCGGGGTTACCGGGCTTGACGGCCCGTATGATGTACTGCCGCTGCCGGATGGCCGTATACTGGTAAGCGAATTCATGGGAGACCGGATTTCGCTGCTGAATGAACGGGGTAATCGGATAGCCAGTTTTGGCGAGCGTGGCCGGGGCGACGGGCAGCTGCTGGGGCCGCAGTTTATGACAATAGATTCGCGTGAACATCTGTATGTAACCGACTGGGGTAACCGGCTGGTGCGCAAGTTCACCCTCGAGGGTGAGTATCTCTTTTCGATCGGGGCACCCGAACCCGGTTTTGATGGCTTGCGACGTCCGACCGGGGTTCTCTGGTGGAACGATGAGCTCTGGGTAGCCGATGCCGAACGGGGTGTGCTGCAGGTCTTCGATGAAAGCGGAAACCACCTGCAAACGGTATCCCACGACCGGATATCCGAGCCTCAGATGCTGGATGCCTATGATCATGAAACCCTGCTGGTGGTGGATTCGAACGCTATTCTGCTGCTGCAGCCGGATAACCTTGATAGTGTGGTGATAGATGATTCGGCAACACGCAAACTGACCGCAGCGGCGGTGGATGCAAACGGAAATATCGTTGCTGTTGATCATGATCGGGAGAACATGGTGGTGTTTACCCAGGTTTCCCAGCTGTATGCGGGTATGCATGTTACGATACAGCGGGTGAACGCCGACCGATTTCCCGAGGTTACGATTGAGCTTACGGTCGAGGATCGCGCCGGGCGCCCGATTGTAGGGCTTGATCGACGGAACTTTGTGATCGCTGATCCGGGCGGCACCTCACAGCAGCTGGAAACCATCTATCAGGGATGGGATGCTGCCGCGGTTCACACGGCACTGTTGCTGGATATGGAGCCACCGATGCAGTCACTCGCTGCACCGGTCCAGCAGCATATAGAAAATCTGTATGATCTGGGGATATCGGCCGACACTTGGCGGATCGTATCGGCAGGCTGGAATCCGGTGCTGGAGGCCGATTCCGGAGATGGTGGTGCGACGGCAGCAGCCAGAGCCAGTCAGGTGCTGGCGCAGGCCGACGGGGGAGCAATCGATCAGGGGATCAGGTTTGCTGCTGATGGCCTGTTACAGAAGCGCGGCCGCAGTCAGATCGTACTGGTGACTGCCGGTGGGCAGATGCTGCCGGAGTTCGAGACCTATGGCGAGATTGAATTGGCACGCTATCTGCAGCAGAATCACATCCGATTCTCTGTACTCCGTGTTGGTGACGGACAGATAGACTCCAGGCTGATGTTTCTTGTAGAGGAGACTGGCGGGACAGTGGTTGACGAAAGCGAGCCGCGGGGGCTGCTGCCCCTGATGGAGCATGCCCGCACCGCCCCGGATGGATGGTATACCCTGCGGTACCGCTCCGACGCCAACAGCGATTTCGGGCGACGGTTTCTGCCGTTATCGGTGGAGAGTCTGCTGCTGCAGCGCTCCGGACGCGATGAGCTCGGATTCTTCGCCCCGCTCGAGTTTTAG